Proteins encoded within one genomic window of Sphingomonas cannabina:
- a CDS encoding amidohydrolase has translation MWSTSARLIRASIWGAAVLSLAACGNEPPKTASSKAPAPGMGKGYSHDPYPSTYRPYPGVPTVVRGVTIYDGEGGRIDNGAVLFADGKIVAVGQSVDAPAGATVIDGTGKWVTPGIIDIHSHLGDYPSPGIAALSDGNEATSPVTADVWAEHSVWPQDPGFGRALANGGVTTLQILPGSANLFGGRSVVVKNVYARTMQAMKFPGAPYGLKMACGENPKRVYGGKQRQPSTRMGNIAVDRATWARAAEYKRKWDKYEKDGGDPPTRDIALDTLRGVLSGEILVQNHCYRADEMAVVMDMAKEFGYHVAAFHHAVEAYKIADLLKANDTCAAVWADWYGFKMESYDGIPENLAILHKAGACAMIHSDDENGIQRLNQEVAKALAAGRHAGIQVPDEVAWKWLAINPARALGIADRTGSLKPGKMADVVLWNGNPLSVYTRPEKVWVDGALLYDADNPKLRPVSDFELGQPGEGDVK, from the coding sequence ATGTGGAGCACGAGCGCCCGCCTGATCCGGGCGAGCATCTGGGGAGCGGCCGTGCTGTCGCTCGCGGCCTGCGGGAACGAGCCGCCCAAGACCGCGTCGAGCAAGGCGCCGGCGCCGGGCATGGGCAAGGGCTATTCGCATGATCCCTATCCCTCCACCTACCGGCCCTATCCCGGCGTGCCGACGGTGGTGCGCGGCGTCACCATCTACGACGGCGAAGGCGGCCGGATCGACAACGGCGCGGTGCTGTTCGCCGACGGCAAGATCGTTGCGGTCGGCCAGAGCGTCGACGCGCCCGCCGGCGCGACCGTGATCGACGGCACCGGCAAATGGGTGACCCCCGGCATCATCGACATCCACAGCCACCTCGGCGACTATCCCAGCCCCGGCATCGCCGCGCTGTCCGACGGCAACGAGGCGACCTCGCCCGTCACCGCCGACGTCTGGGCCGAGCACAGCGTGTGGCCGCAGGACCCCGGCTTCGGCCGCGCGCTCGCCAACGGCGGCGTCACCACGCTCCAGATCCTGCCCGGCTCCGCCAATCTGTTTGGCGGGCGATCGGTGGTGGTGAAGAACGTCTACGCCCGCACCATGCAGGCGATGAAGTTCCCCGGCGCCCCCTATGGCCTCAAGATGGCCTGCGGCGAGAACCCCAAGCGCGTCTACGGCGGCAAGCAGCGCCAGCCCTCGACCCGCATGGGCAACATCGCGGTCGACCGCGCCACCTGGGCGCGCGCGGCCGAGTACAAGCGCAAGTGGGACAAATACGAGAAGGACGGCGGCGATCCGCCCACCCGCGACATCGCGCTGGACACGCTGCGCGGCGTGCTCTCGGGCGAGATCCTGGTGCAGAACCACTGCTACCGCGCCGACGAGATGGCCGTCGTCATGGATATGGCCAAGGAGTTCGGCTACCACGTCGCCGCCTTCCACCACGCGGTCGAGGCCTACAAGATCGCCGACCTGCTCAAGGCCAACGACACCTGCGCCGCGGTGTGGGCCGACTGGTATGGCTTCAAGATGGAAAGCTACGACGGGATTCCGGAAAATCTCGCGATCCTGCACAAGGCCGGCGCCTGCGCGATGATCCATTCCGACGACGAGAACGGCATCCAGCGGCTCAATCAGGAGGTCGCCAAGGCGCTCGCCGCCGGCCGCCATGCCGGCATCCAGGTTCCGGACGAGGTCGCCTGGAAATGGCTGGCGATCAACCCGGCCAGGGCGCTCGGCATCGCCGACAGGACCGGCAGCCTCAAGCCCGGCAAGATGGCCGATGTTGTGCTGTGGAACGGCAATCCGCTCAGCGTCTACACAAGGCCCGAGAAGGTGTGGGTCGACGGGGCGCTGCTCTACGACGCCGACAATCCGAAGCTGAGGCCCGTGAGCGATTTCGAGCTGGGCCAGCCGGGCGAGGGAGACGTGAAATGA
- a CDS encoding amidohydrolase family protein, which yields MKRFLLLSAAALLASPAAAQTIAITGGTVAIGDGSAPVENGTVVIRDGRIVAAGAGVAVPAGATVVDAKGKWIAAGMVAGLSGLGLLDAGGIGESNDSASRGSPFKAAIDVSVAINPNAAMVGNERAGGVTRAIVAPDAGGSIFAGQGAVIDLGADPDPLTRARAFQYVELGEGGAAQAGGSRPAAYVGLHDALAQAEDYRRNPAGFDGRSRDALLTRADAQALLQVLDGAMPLLVHVERASDIRTVLALPKRYPKLRLVLVGAAEGWMVAREIAAARVPVIASALADLPASFESLAATESNVGRLTQAGATVGILSQGNGGEHTLKQFAGNLVAITKVPGATGLDWGKAFATITSRPAAALGLDGEIGSLRPGRRADVVLWDGDPLELSSMPVAVWIDGQQQPLDSRQRKLRNRYLTPTEGSLPKAYER from the coding sequence ATGAAGCGCTTCCTCCTCCTCTCCGCGGCCGCCCTGCTCGCTAGCCCTGCCGCGGCGCAGACGATCGCGATTACCGGCGGCACCGTCGCGATCGGCGACGGCTCTGCTCCGGTCGAGAACGGCACGGTCGTGATCCGCGACGGGCGCATCGTCGCCGCCGGCGCAGGCGTGGCGGTGCCGGCCGGGGCGACGGTGGTCGACGCCAAAGGCAAGTGGATCGCCGCCGGCATGGTCGCGGGGCTCAGCGGCCTCGGCCTGCTCGACGCGGGCGGGATCGGCGAGAGCAACGACAGCGCCTCGCGCGGATCGCCGTTCAAGGCGGCGATCGACGTGTCGGTGGCGATCAATCCCAATGCGGCGATGGTCGGCAACGAGCGCGCCGGCGGCGTCACCCGCGCGATCGTCGCGCCCGATGCCGGCGGCTCGATCTTCGCGGGCCAGGGCGCGGTGATCGATCTCGGCGCCGACCCCGATCCGCTGACGAGGGCGCGCGCCTTCCAATATGTCGAGCTCGGCGAAGGCGGCGCGGCGCAGGCGGGCGGCAGCCGGCCGGCGGCCTATGTCGGCCTCCACGATGCGCTCGCGCAGGCCGAGGACTATCGCCGCAATCCGGCGGGCTTCGACGGCCGCAGCCGCGACGCGCTGCTCACCCGCGCCGACGCGCAGGCGCTGCTGCAGGTGCTCGACGGCGCCATGCCGCTGCTCGTCCATGTCGAGCGCGCGAGCGACATCCGCACCGTGCTCGCGCTGCCGAAACGTTATCCCAAGCTCCGCCTGGTGCTGGTCGGCGCGGCGGAGGGCTGGATGGTCGCACGCGAGATCGCGGCGGCCAGGGTGCCGGTGATCGCCTCCGCGCTCGCCGACCTGCCCGCGTCGTTCGAATCGCTGGCAGCGACCGAAAGCAACGTCGGCCGCCTCACCCAGGCCGGCGCGACCGTCGGCATCCTGTCGCAGGGCAATGGGGGCGAACACACCCTCAAGCAATTCGCCGGCAACCTCGTCGCGATCACCAAGGTGCCGGGCGCGACCGGCCTCGACTGGGGCAAGGCGTTCGCCACCATTACCTCAAGGCCGGCGGCCGCGCTGGGGCTGGACGGCGAGATCGGCTCGCTTCGGCCTGGCCGGCGTGCCGACGTGGTGCTGTGGGACGGCGACCCGCTCGAGCTCTCCTCGATGCCCGTGGCGGTGTGGATCGACGGCCAGCAGCAGCCGCTGGATTCCCGCCAGCGCAAGCTCAGGAACCGCTACCTGACGCCGACCGAGGGCAGCCTGCCCAAGGCCTACGAGCGTTGA
- a CDS encoding acyltransferase family protein, producing MQILPAEAPHLGPDRIRSGSGFIPGLDGLRALSIAIVIVGHFFMGEMGGFSSLGVYIFFVISGFLITRLFFAEAKRDGEVAIGYFYFRRLLRLYPVLIAYMAVIMALAWARGIAFPVIEPASVFLYFVNYLCSWQEWTGTPRILPIGTLWSLAVEEHFYFIMPFVILMVAARVRPMLMFAAAMCVVPFLLRFLYLGLHPEFLDTDIIYRLSETRFDSIAWGVLLAVICETAQAQRLIAILSSNRALIAGGVILLLSYVFRDPYFKDTIRYTMRGVACLLLVANVVFGQRAAPLQTVFNLAPVAWVGRISYSLYIWHGAAAWFVDPAKKYHDPVHGLMYVAITFVCAVLSYYVVEQPFLKLKSLWKAKPRREAEPVQAPAATVPVAAAAID from the coding sequence ATGCAGATCCTTCCTGCGGAAGCCCCGCATCTCGGCCCCGATCGCATCCGCAGCGGCTCCGGCTTCATCCCCGGCCTCGACGGGCTGCGCGCGCTCAGCATCGCGATCGTCATCGTCGGCCATTTCTTCATGGGGGAGATGGGCGGCTTCTCCTCGCTCGGCGTCTATATCTTCTTCGTCATCAGCGGGTTCCTGATCACGCGGCTGTTCTTTGCCGAGGCCAAGCGCGACGGCGAGGTGGCGATCGGCTATTTCTACTTCCGCCGCCTGCTGCGGCTCTATCCGGTGCTGATCGCCTATATGGCCGTGATCATGGCGCTGGCCTGGGCGCGCGGCATCGCGTTCCCTGTGATCGAGCCGGCGTCGGTGTTCCTCTACTTCGTCAACTATCTCTGCTCCTGGCAGGAGTGGACGGGCACGCCGCGCATCCTGCCGATCGGCACTTTGTGGTCGCTGGCGGTCGAGGAGCATTTCTACTTCATCATGCCGTTCGTGATCCTGATGGTCGCGGCGCGGGTACGGCCGATGCTGATGTTCGCGGCGGCGATGTGCGTCGTGCCGTTCCTGCTGCGGTTCCTTTATCTCGGCCTGCATCCCGAGTTCCTCGACACGGACATCATCTACCGCCTGTCGGAGACGCGGTTCGATTCGATCGCCTGGGGCGTGCTGCTCGCGGTGATCTGCGAGACAGCGCAGGCGCAGCGGCTGATCGCGATCCTCAGCAGCAACCGCGCGCTGATCGCCGGGGGCGTGATCCTGCTGCTGAGCTACGTGTTCCGCGATCCCTATTTCAAGGACACGATCCGCTACACGATGCGCGGTGTCGCCTGCCTGCTACTCGTCGCGAACGTCGTGTTCGGGCAGCGTGCGGCGCCGCTCCAGACCGTGTTCAATCTCGCGCCGGTCGCATGGGTCGGCCGGATCAGCTACTCGCTCTACATCTGGCACGGCGCGGCGGCGTGGTTCGTCGATCCGGCGAAGAAATACCACGATCCGGTGCACGGGCTGATGTACGTCGCGATCACCTTCGTCTGCGCGGTGCTTTCCTATTATGTCGTCGAGCAGCCGTTCCTGAAGCTCAAGAGCCTATGGAAAGCGAAGCCGCGGCGCGAGGCGGAGCCGGTTCAGGCGCCGGCCGCGACGGTGCCGGTTGCCGCAGCCGCCATCGACTGA
- a CDS encoding TonB-dependent receptor, which translates to MRSIVGIPLLLAAAPALAQEAPDIVVTGQGLEEQPGERGYDTVTIDRAEIEASASSRLEDVLRDVAGLQQFRRSDSRSANPTSQGITLRGIGGNASSRALLILDGVPQSDPFGGWVAFPAYALDRLGAIRVTRGGGSGYAGAGALAGTVELESARPDQLDPLTARLAYGSRDSVEAGGSAALVRGNGFATVSGAYARGDGFIPVVAEDRGPADRPAPYESASGAVRGVIALGGDTELQANLSAFTDRRDRGVNFTANSSEGADASVRIVSRGRWGWSALAYLQTRGFSSQFASIADGRTGATMTLNQFNVPATGLGGRIEVQPPLGSGIDLRLGADVRAVSGRTQELYTFVAGLPTRRRDAGGENRTMGLFADGSVALGDVTLSLGGRIDWWRIMDGSLTEYPLAGGAALTDNRFPDRDGTEATGRAAIAWKPASALTLRAAAYRGWRLPTLNELYRPFRVGADATAANAALAPEKLTGFEGGIDLTPLPGVRLSLTAFDNRLDDAIANVTVAKGPGTFPGVGFVSAAGFYLVRQNLDRVRSRGIEADANASFGAFSARVSWSHVDPRVEASGTAAPLDGLRPAQTPRDTGSLSLAWTRPSGLSVALTGRYVASQFEDDQNREPLDDAATLDARVAVPVGRSLLIEARGENITDTRIEAGIGSDGSIERAAPRTLWIGTRFRLR; encoded by the coding sequence ATGCGGTCGATCGTCGGGATTCCCTTGCTGCTGGCGGCGGCGCCGGCCCTTGCGCAGGAAGCGCCGGACATCGTCGTCACCGGCCAGGGACTGGAGGAACAGCCCGGCGAGCGTGGTTACGACACCGTCACCATCGACCGGGCGGAGATCGAAGCCTCGGCGAGCAGCCGGCTGGAGGATGTGTTGCGTGACGTCGCCGGGCTGCAACAGTTCCGCCGGTCGGATTCGCGTAGTGCAAATCCGACGAGCCAGGGCATCACGTTGCGCGGCATCGGCGGTAATGCCTCGAGCCGCGCACTGCTGATCCTCGATGGGGTGCCGCAATCGGATCCGTTCGGCGGATGGGTGGCGTTTCCCGCCTATGCGCTCGACCGGCTGGGGGCGATCCGCGTGACGCGCGGCGGGGGCAGCGGCTATGCTGGGGCAGGGGCGCTTGCCGGAACGGTCGAGCTGGAGAGCGCGCGGCCGGATCAGCTCGATCCGCTGACGGCGCGCCTAGCCTATGGCAGCCGGGATTCGGTCGAAGCGGGCGGATCGGCGGCGCTGGTGCGCGGCAACGGCTTCGCGACCGTATCGGGCGCCTATGCACGCGGCGACGGCTTCATTCCGGTGGTGGCCGAGGATCGCGGGCCGGCGGATCGCCCGGCGCCCTATGAATCCGCCAGCGGCGCCGTGCGCGGCGTGATCGCGCTCGGCGGCGATACGGAGCTTCAGGCCAATCTCTCCGCCTTCACCGATCGGCGTGATCGGGGCGTGAACTTCACCGCCAATTCGAGCGAAGGCGCGGACGCGAGCGTGCGGATCGTGTCGCGCGGGCGCTGGGGCTGGTCAGCGCTGGCCTATCTGCAGACGCGCGGCTTCTCGAGCCAGTTCGCGAGCATCGCCGACGGACGGACCGGCGCGACGATGACGCTCAACCAGTTCAACGTGCCGGCGACCGGCCTCGGCGGACGGATCGAGGTGCAGCCGCCGCTGGGGAGCGGCATCGACCTGCGGCTCGGTGCTGACGTGCGCGCCGTATCGGGACGCACGCAGGAGCTCTACACGTTCGTCGCCGGCCTGCCGACGCGCCGCCGCGATGCCGGGGGCGAGAACCGGACGATGGGCCTGTTCGCCGACGGTAGCGTCGCGCTTGGAGACGTGACGCTGAGCCTGGGCGGTCGGATCGACTGGTGGCGGATCATGGACGGCAGCCTGACCGAATATCCGCTCGCCGGCGGCGCGGCGTTGACCGACAATCGCTTCCCCGATCGCGACGGCACCGAAGCCACCGGCCGCGCCGCGATCGCCTGGAAGCCGGCGTCCGCGCTCACGCTGCGTGCCGCCGCCTATCGCGGCTGGCGGCTGCCGACCCTCAACGAGCTCTACCGGCCGTTCCGCGTCGGAGCGGACGCTACCGCCGCCAATGCCGCGCTCGCGCCCGAGAAGCTGACGGGCTTCGAAGGGGGGATCGACCTGACCCCGCTGCCCGGCGTGCGGCTGTCGCTGACGGCCTTCGACAATCGCCTCGACGATGCGATCGCCAATGTCACCGTCGCGAAGGGGCCGGGGACCTTTCCCGGCGTCGGCTTCGTCTCGGCCGCGGGCTTCTACCTCGTCCGGCAGAACCTCGACCGCGTGCGTTCGCGGGGGATCGAGGCGGATGCGAACGCCAGCTTCGGCGCGTTCAGTGCCCGCGTCTCCTGGTCGCACGTCGACCCGCGCGTCGAGGCGAGCGGTACCGCCGCGCCGCTCGACGGGCTTCGGCCGGCGCAGACGCCGCGGGATACCGGCAGCCTGAGTCTCGCCTGGACCCGCCCGTCGGGATTGTCGGTCGCGCTCACCGGCCGCTACGTCGCCTCGCAGTTCGAGGACGACCAGAACCGCGAGCCGCTCGACGACGCTGCCACCCTCGACGCGCGGGTGGCGGTGCCGGTCGGGCGCAGCCTGCTGATCGAGGCGCGCGGCGAGAACATCACCGATACGCGGATCGAAGCCGGGATCGGCAGCGACGGCTCGATCGAACGCGCCGCCCCGCGGACCCTGTGGATCGGCACCCGCTTCCGCCTCCGGTAG
- a CDS encoding LacI family DNA-binding transcriptional regulator, producing MGEATIRDVARRAELSVASVSRALNGHKSVRSETRARVIAAAEALGYVPHAGARSLSMARTHAIGVVLPDLHGEFFSEILRGMDGEAKGLGLQLLLSNMHADIHQAVQALKAMRGRVDGLVLMAPQANSAALVEALPATLPAVLVNSRAASAGRPLLRIDNRAGAAAVVEHLLAQGRRHIVHIGGPDSNVDAQERSAGFLEAMRSHAPDVTARVISGDFSEEAGEAAARAILAGSEPVDAVFAANDMMAIGCLQALRAAGVAVPERIAVAGFDDVPVARYLSLTTVRVRIAEIGARAIQCLDALLEGRDVDEVELHAPELVVRGTTVPTPTKQRF from the coding sequence ATGGGCGAAGCGACAATCCGCGATGTGGCACGGCGTGCCGAGCTGTCGGTGGCATCGGTCAGTCGCGCCCTCAATGGCCACAAGAGCGTGCGCTCCGAAACGCGCGCCCGGGTGATCGCGGCGGCGGAGGCGCTGGGCTATGTCCCCCACGCCGGCGCGCGCAGCCTCAGCATGGCGCGCACCCACGCGATCGGCGTAGTGCTGCCCGACCTCCACGGCGAGTTCTTCTCGGAAATTCTGCGCGGCATGGACGGCGAGGCCAAGGGCCTCGGCCTGCAGCTGCTGCTCTCGAACATGCACGCCGATATCCATCAGGCGGTGCAGGCGCTGAAGGCGATGCGCGGGCGCGTCGACGGGCTGGTGCTGATGGCGCCACAGGCGAACTCGGCCGCGCTGGTCGAGGCGCTGCCCGCGACGCTGCCGGCGGTGCTGGTCAACAGCCGCGCCGCCAGCGCCGGCCGTCCCCTGCTCAGGATCGACAACCGTGCCGGCGCCGCAGCGGTGGTCGAGCACCTCCTCGCCCAAGGCCGGCGCCATATCGTCCATATCGGTGGCCCCGACAGCAACGTCGACGCGCAGGAGCGCTCGGCCGGATTCCTGGAGGCGATGCGCAGCCATGCGCCCGACGTCACGGCGCGCGTGATCTCCGGCGACTTCTCGGAAGAGGCCGGCGAAGCCGCCGCACGCGCGATCCTCGCCGGCAGCGAGCCGGTCGACGCGGTGTTCGCCGCCAACGACATGATGGCGATCGGCTGCCTCCAGGCGCTGCGCGCAGCAGGAGTCGCGGTGCCGGAGCGGATCGCGGTTGCCGGCTTCGACGACGTCCCGGTGGCGCGCTACCTGTCGCTCACCACGGTACGCGTGCGAATCGCGGAGATCGGCGCGCGCGCGATCCAATGCCTCGACGCGCTGCTGGAGGGGCGCGATGTCGACGAGGTCGAGCTGCACGCGCCCGAGCTGGTGGTGCGCGGGACGACCGTTCCCACCCCAACTAAGCAGCGATTCTAG
- a CDS encoding glucoamylase family protein, protein MITRRALLAQAPVAAGALALGGCVVDRLGAGGRAPTSLPTVFDDIEERTFRWFWDTANPANGLVPDNWPNPTFCSIAAVGFALTAYPVGVARGWISRRHARERTLTTLRFFHDAPQGEAEKGISGYKGFFYHFLDMETGLRFGRAELSSVDTTLLFGGILFAGQWFDGDHPEEAEIRRLAQAIYERADWPWFQRGQPVISMGWHPESGFITKNWDGYIEGMLIYVLALGSPTHPVGPEAWDAWCAPYDKYWRGEGPTRHLAFAPQFGHQYSHLWVDFRGIQDKVMREAGFDYFENSRRATVAQRSYAIANPMKWDGYSETIWGLTACVGPAHVKREFKGEERQFLSYSARGPIDFPDGRDDGTIAPTAAIGSLPFAPEIVVPATLAMREWGGGRLYGHYGFYDAFNPSFRWADVDLTFGKVDPAVGWVSDNYLGIDQGPIVGMIANHRDDFVWRTMRQVPAIRRGLERAGFTGGWLAAG, encoded by the coding sequence ATGATTACCCGTCGCGCGCTCCTGGCCCAGGCTCCAGTGGCGGCAGGTGCGCTCGCACTCGGCGGCTGCGTGGTCGATCGGCTCGGCGCCGGCGGCCGCGCGCCCACCTCGCTCCCTACCGTCTTCGATGACATCGAGGAGCGCACCTTCCGCTGGTTCTGGGATACCGCCAATCCCGCGAACGGCCTGGTCCCGGACAATTGGCCGAACCCGACCTTCTGCAGCATCGCCGCGGTCGGCTTCGCCCTCACCGCCTATCCGGTGGGCGTCGCGCGCGGCTGGATCAGCCGGCGGCACGCGCGCGAGCGGACGTTGACGACGCTCCGCTTCTTCCACGACGCGCCCCAAGGTGAGGCCGAGAAGGGTATCAGCGGCTACAAGGGCTTCTTCTACCATTTCCTCGACATGGAAACCGGCCTCCGCTTCGGCCGGGCCGAGCTATCCAGCGTCGACACGACATTGCTGTTCGGCGGCATCCTGTTCGCCGGCCAGTGGTTCGACGGCGATCATCCCGAGGAAGCGGAGATCCGCCGCCTCGCGCAGGCGATCTACGAGCGCGCCGACTGGCCATGGTTCCAGCGCGGCCAGCCGGTGATCTCGATGGGCTGGCATCCGGAGAGCGGCTTCATCACGAAGAACTGGGACGGTTATATCGAGGGCATGCTGATCTACGTGCTGGCGCTCGGGTCGCCCACGCACCCGGTCGGCCCCGAGGCGTGGGATGCCTGGTGCGCACCCTATGACAAATATTGGCGCGGCGAAGGCCCGACCCGCCACCTCGCCTTCGCGCCCCAGTTCGGCCACCAGTACAGCCACCTCTGGGTCGATTTCCGCGGCATCCAGGACAAGGTGATGCGCGAGGCCGGCTTCGATTATTTCGAGAACAGCCGCCGCGCGACCGTCGCGCAGCGCAGCTATGCGATCGCCAATCCGATGAAGTGGGACGGCTATTCGGAGACGATCTGGGGCCTCACCGCCTGCGTCGGTCCGGCCCACGTCAAGCGCGAGTTCAAGGGCGAGGAGCGGCAGTTCCTCAGCTATTCCGCGCGCGGCCCGATCGACTTCCCCGACGGTCGCGACGACGGCACGATCGCGCCGACCGCGGCGATCGGCTCCCTCCCCTTCGCGCCGGAGATCGTGGTGCCGGCGACGCTGGCGATGCGCGAATGGGGGGGCGGCCGGCTCTATGGCCATTACGGCTTCTACGACGCCTTCAACCCCAGCTTCCGCTGGGCCGATGTCGACCTCACCTTCGGCAAGGTCGATCCGGCAGTCGGCTGGGTCTCGGACAATTATCTCGGCATCGACCAGGGGCCGATCGTCGGCATGATCGCCAATCACCGCGACGATTTCGTCTGGCGCACGATGCGCCAGGTGCCGGCGATCCGCCGCGGGCTGGAGCGCGCCGGCTTCACCGGCGGCTGGCTCGCGGCGGGTTAG
- a CDS encoding sugar MFS transporter, with translation MALAPAPETTSSTDPSADIGSGGWVNAPELRGFVLALFFIFGGITSLNDVIIPKLKDLFTLNYTQAMLIQFCFFTAYAVVGIPGAMFVKRIGYMRGAVAGLLTMMAGCLMFIPASRTGIYGLFLLALFVLATGVVLVQIVSNPLISLLGPPRTAHSRLTFAQAFNSVGTTIFPFVGSILILAPLAAKAGTEAQPFWDVTRIVDPECRGGQQSTVVPTAAYRIAETQAVAHTYVGLAVALAVIATVVWVLRNRLKGERHEVTSLAGSFALLKRPRFAFGALCIFLYVGAEVAIGSTLVNYLKSDHTLCLTEQSAGKQLLFYWGGAMVGRFIGSAVLRVVSPGKVLAGVAVGAIALVLTSITTTGAISANTLLAVGLMNSIMFPTIFTLASEKLGSRAADGSGIINVAIFGGAVIPLMTGGLADATSLPFAMLIPVACYAVIAVYGIYARRPAAD, from the coding sequence ATGGCCCTGGCACCCGCGCCCGAGACGACGAGCAGCACCGATCCGTCCGCCGATATCGGCAGCGGCGGCTGGGTGAACGCGCCGGAGCTCCGGGGCTTCGTCCTCGCCCTGTTCTTCATCTTCGGCGGCATCACCAGCCTCAACGACGTGATCATCCCGAAGCTCAAGGACCTGTTCACGCTCAACTACACCCAGGCGATGCTGATCCAGTTCTGTTTCTTCACCGCCTATGCGGTGGTCGGCATCCCGGGCGCGATGTTCGTCAAGCGGATCGGATACATGCGCGGCGCGGTGGCGGGGCTGCTGACGATGATGGCCGGGTGCCTGATGTTCATCCCGGCGTCGCGGACGGGCATCTACGGGCTGTTCCTGCTGGCGCTGTTCGTGCTCGCCACCGGCGTGGTGCTCGTCCAGATCGTGTCGAATCCGCTGATCAGTCTGCTCGGCCCGCCGCGGACGGCGCACAGCCGGCTCACCTTTGCGCAGGCGTTCAATTCGGTCGGCACCACCATCTTTCCATTCGTCGGGTCGATCCTGATCCTGGCGCCGCTCGCCGCCAAGGCCGGTACCGAGGCCCAGCCCTTCTGGGACGTGACGCGGATCGTCGACCCCGAATGCCGGGGCGGGCAGCAGAGCACGGTCGTGCCGACCGCCGCCTATCGCATCGCCGAGACGCAGGCGGTCGCGCATACCTATGTCGGCCTGGCGGTGGCGCTCGCGGTGATCGCGACGGTGGTGTGGGTGCTGCGCAACCGGCTGAAGGGTGAGCGGCATGAGGTCACCAGCCTGGCCGGCAGCTTCGCGCTGCTCAAGCGGCCGCGCTTCGCGTTCGGCGCGCTGTGCATCTTCCTCTATGTCGGCGCGGAGGTCGCGATCGGATCGACGCTCGTCAACTATCTGAAGTCGGACCACACGCTCTGCCTGACCGAGCAGTCGGCGGGCAAGCAGTTGCTGTTCTACTGGGGCGGCGCGATGGTCGGGCGGTTCATCGGCTCGGCGGTGCTGCGCGTCGTCAGCCCGGGCAAGGTGCTGGCCGGCGTCGCGGTGGGCGCGATCGCGCTGGTCCTCACCTCGATCACCACGACCGGCGCGATCTCGGCCAATACGTTGCTCGCGGTGGGGCTGATGAACTCGATCATGTTCCCGACGATCTTCACCCTGGCCAGCGAGAAGCTGGGCAGCCGCGCGGCCGACGGATCGGGCATCATCAACGTCGCGATCTTCGGCGGCGCGGTCATTCCGCTGATGACCGGCGGCCTCGCCGATGCGACCAGCCTGCCGTTCGCGATGCTGATCCCGGTGGCCTGCTATGCGGTCATCGCGGTCTACGGCATCTACGCGCGCAGGCCGGCGGCGGACTGA